tgtAAACTATGAGTGGTTAAACTTGCAGTAGTCGTGTTGACTAGGTGAACTAGAAGTGGTAAGAATACTTATTGTAGACTTGGAGATGTAAACCTCGTGTAATCTTTGTAAAAGATTAGTGGAACCTCTTAAGGAAGAACTCAATCTAACTTAGGTTTAGTGAACCAGtgtaaaaattgtgttttattgCTTTACTTTCTTTAAAAGCTTTTATAAAGCTTTTTTGAAACATAAGCTTTTTTGAAACATCATTGTCTGAACATATCTCTATTTGTTAATCTTTTGAAAACCCATCAAACGTCATTTgtgaaaagttttaaaaatattattcactcctttctagtgtttttttatgtttttaatcgGAGTTTGTTGATTTGGGTAGGGATTCGAAGTTAGAGTTTTCAAAAGTTCAAATGATGTAGGAAATGAGCGTCGATGAATGCTCACACGGAGCACCAAAGATGTTTTGGGCAAGATTCGTGATAGTCAATTTGATGAATTCGTAGTTTTCGATAGGGAACTGTCTTATTCAGGGGAGCCActgacaaaaaaatcaaaactttcaGATGTTAATCTGGGTATGGATTCTTTAGAGGGTTGTGTAGTAGTTCAATCACTGAAAGGGGAAGAGGATATAGGGAATTGCGAGAGGAATATGGTTTCTGAAGCAGAAAAAGCTTCAAACTGTTTTGCCAAAATTTTAGAAACTGTAGTTGAGAATAGTCTAGAGGAAATGAATGTGTTTGATGTGTTAAGAGTTTTTTCATGTATTAGTaatgaagaggaaaaaaaatatggatAACATTAGTTTGTTGGAAGTGGGCGAAGCTTGTGGAGTCACTTTTCCTCGACCAAGGTGGTGGTCAAAAAACTTTGACCCATAAAAATTAGGTTAGGAAAACTGTGAAACTgtaatatttaatctttttgttatttgtaaGGTTTTTCATTCGTGATTCTAATAAAGTTTATAAACCCACACATAAACCATATTTCaactttaatgttttatttcttcGACAAAACCACTTCTAACGACCACAAATCAATATCACAATATCCTTAAGTGGTCATGTATGGAAAAAACTAATACATTATTAAGTTATTGTTCACGTGAATActatattattaacaatttaaaccacataaaaaaaatcaaattaaacaaaagttataaaaattaaaaccatattaaattatcaaaaaattCAATCCCACATTAAACCAAATagacgaaaaaaaaaaatcaagcttTTAAAAAACAACTAATAATGAGTAACAACGAATAACATatagttttctattttcaaacTCCTATCATGATCTACCGCCTAAGTCAGCATTAATCAAAGTTAGGTGTCCTTAAATCTTATTATCAGTGAACTGTGTTACACCATCAAATAAGTCACAACATAAACTGGCttttagaaaagtaaaatattacacttaattaaaattccaaaataaacaaaaatccTATCAAACAATTCACAAGCTCTcagtttttttaattctaaaaaattatttattttatctttttaaagtgttatctaaattaatttattttacagttaaaatgttatttaaataattttaaaaataatacattaaaagcaaaaaaaaattaagaaaaataaagtccAATAATTAAgtgagaaattatatttttgttttgtctttgtTGGGAGAAATCCAAGAAGTAATTTTTCGTGTTAGTGAGTTGGTGTCGAGGGTTCTTCCAAGAGGAGAAAACTGCACTAGAAATCGCATATTGGGTGCATCTTCTCTACTTTACCTCGCTTCGTAGATAACCGTTGTGCAGAACCACGTTCATTTCACATTTTCACTCTAGGGTTTCTTCAACTTCATGGCTTCCCCTACTCATTTCGACGATGTAAGCGGCACTATCCCTCCCACATCTTTACTTTTCTTGCGCTTTCGTCGTTCCCTTTAACCTCAACTTCGCTTCTGCCAAATGCAGGACTTCGATTTCTTAGGTGGATTTGCTTCTAGGCATTCAGGTTTTAGTTATTCTAGCTGTTTTTCTGATTAACCGTTGCTTCAATTTGACTTGTTTTGTTGAGTTCGGTTGTATCGTTGCTTTGAAATCTAGGTAGTAAGAGGTCGTCTCCCGATTACGACGATGAAGATTACGACAACGATCCTTATGCAACAAAGAAGGTACGGCTTGCGTGAGTCTGTTATGCTGTGTCGCCATTTAGGTGCAGGATATAGTGGAATgtgttattgttttcttttccttgtttttctttggCTGTATTGGATTGTTGTTGTGTAGGAATTGTTTAGGTTGAGGAAAGTGAGACAGCTTGAATGATATTGTTTTTTcgcaataatttaattttcatggAGAATATTGGCTGAGTTTTAGGGTTTGGCTCACTTGACTTATGTGGTGTGCATTGGGGATATATGTTTGGTTTGGGATTGTACTTGTTCATGTATGGTGAGCAGTGGAAGTCGACGTGGGTGATGGGTATTTGATTGCTCTGTTTACGTAGCTTACCTTTTTTCTTGCTAAATTGCTTGTGCAGCTTATAATAATATGCTTTATAAAATGGAAGAAGTTAAATAATGATTTGTGATGCAGGCTAAATCAAAAGCTGAAGAAGCCTCTGGTGTAACAACAGGAATGATTTTGTCACTGCGTGAGAGGTATTTTACAGAATAAACGGTGGGAGGTATATTGTACATTGTGTAAATTGCAGCTGATTAGTTGGGTCTAAAACATGTTTTTGATCTTTGTACTTTTGCAGTCTTCAGAACTGTAAGGATACACTTGTGACATGCCAAGTAcgttttttctttaaagaatTGACCATCTTTGCTCCCTTCTGTTGCCGTTATCCTTTTGGTtttctttcacaattttatAGTTCTTATGTATGAAAGAatttgaacttttgttattaGAGAAGCAAACTTCAGTTATAGTCGATGTGATTTAAGACTTGCTACATGATTGTATTCATGATGAAAAGGTGTCAATCTTCATCTATAATGTTTGAATTGTTATGATTTGGAACAGAATGTTCTTGCACCATTCCCAATGATCTCTATTTCCATAGCTGAGTCTTATATGTTAGAATGGAGGGTTGTTTTCCTTTTGTACAAATTTCCACATATGAAATAGTCTTATTCTCATATTGTAGGCTTGAGCTGTACATTTTCCTTACATAGAAATATTGACAAGAGTGTTGAATTTTCCAGAATGAACTTGAGGCTGCAAAATCTGAGATTCAGAGTTGGCATTCTACACTTAAAAATGAGCCTTCTGTACCTGCTGGGGTCACTCCAGGTTTGTTTGTACTCTGTTTTGCAAGTGACATATACCTGCATTAATTGTTCAAGAAATGACtctttatacatttattttattttttctaaatgtaTACTTGAacattattttatctttcttctttctagATCCCAAAATGTTGATTAATCATCTTCATACCTTGAAAACCTCTGAAGAATCTTTAAGAGAGCAGGTTTAGAATCTAgttatacacacacacacacatatatctatctatctatctatatatatatatatatatatatatatatatatatatatatatatatatatatatatatatatatatatatatatatatatatatatatatatatatatatatttctttctttcttttcgttCAAAATAATTCATCATCTATTCATCTGGTTTCATTGatcttttatcattttcctATTGGATATTAGCTTGAAAAGgcgaagaaaaaggaagctGCATTCATTGTAACATTTGCAAAACGAGAACAGGAGATAACCGAGTTGAAGGTAATATCTCAAAATAAGGTTCTTTCCAGTTTTTGTGTTAGCATGATTGTGTGTTTCTTTTCAGCATCAACCATGACCACCTTAGTAAATTCCATCTTTCATAGGAAAAAAAATCTGAAGtgcattatttttatattttcactcTTCATCCTTTACCTATAGAAATcaagaacataaaataattgTCTGTATGAGGTTTCACTATATTCTGCTTGATATCTGCAGTGCCCTTCCTTTTTAATCTTGGATGTTTTATCTCTTATTGATTTAGTAATTTGTCTGGATCTTGGCTACTCAAGCACCAGAGATGGAACCTGTAGCTTTTGTTGTTGTAGctgttcttttttttattattcttatttgtGTTTCTCCTCGTTAATGATTGGTTGTTTGGTAACTTCTCCAGTCTGCTGTGTGGGATCTGAAAGTGCAACTCAAGCCACCGTCTATGCAGGTAAGTTTATGACATGAATGATTAAGTGGATCATGCTGATGATTCTTCTTTTCACATTATTTTTAGAATCCTGTTTTTTCTGTTTGTTTGAGGCATTGTAAAGACTGCTCTTGATTCCTTGCCCAATGGCTTGTatttcactttcttttattGTGTCGTACTCAA
This Vigna angularis cultivar LongXiaoDou No.4 chromosome 4, ASM1680809v1, whole genome shotgun sequence DNA region includes the following protein-coding sequences:
- the LOC108329850 gene encoding FKBP12-interacting protein of 37 kDa isoform X2, whose protein sequence is MASPTHFDDDFDFLGGFASRHSGSKRSSPDYDDEDYDNDPYATKKAKSKAEEASGVTTGMILSLRESLQNCKDTLVTCQNELEAAKSEIQSWHSTLKNEPSVPAGVTPDPKMLINHLHTLKTSEESLREQLEKAKKKEAAFIVTFAKREQEITELKSAVWDLKVQLKPPSMQARRLLLDPAVHEEFTRLKNLVEEKDKKVKELQDNIAAMNFTPQSKMGKMLMAKCRTLQEENEEIGNQASEGKIHELGMKLALQKTQNSQLRSQFEEIALQQALMSLFQVLFWNKHSASIVPAVAAVWSATVAPRKNRACSDCLVQ
- the LOC108329850 gene encoding FKBP12-interacting protein of 37 kDa isoform X1, whose product is MASPTHFDDDFDFLGGFASRHSGSKRSSPDYDDEDYDNDPYATKKAKSKAEEASGVTTGMILSLRESLQNCKDTLVTCQNELEAAKSEIQSWHSTLKNEPSVPAGVTPDPKMLINHLHTLKTSEESLREQLEKAKKKEAAFIVTFAKREQEITELKSAVWDLKVQLKPPSMQARRLLLDPAVHEEFTRLKNLVEEKDKKVKELQDNIAAMNFTPQSKMGKMLMAKCRTLQEENEEIGNQASEGKIHELGMKLALQKTQNSQLRSQFEGLQKHMEGLTNDVERSNETVLMLQDKLEEKDREIQRLKHELQQKNVEDARSDAALTRNDDNETTAGEAAN